The DNA sequence TCATCGCCTGTCGTCTGCACATATTGGTTGAGCGCATGCACGACATCCGCTGTCACATGAAGTTCCGAAGCGCCAATATCCCAACTTTCGCATTGTTCGCTTCCATCATAAGCAGCCATCCAAGGATAACGTGCCCCGAGGCAGTTCATCTCTTGAGCGTGCTTTTTTGCCTGCGGCAACGCATCCGTGCGGTACTGCATTAGATTTCGAGCCGCTTCCGGAGCCGTATAAAGGTAGAACGGCATCATAAACATATCAGTGTCCCAAAAATAGCATCCTTTGTACCGGGTATGGGTCAGGCCGCGGGCACCGATATTTACCGAAGAGTCTTTTGCTGAATTGTTGGCAATCAACTCAAAGATCACATAACGCAGGGCGGCATCAGCCTGCCTGTCGCCCTCGACTTCAATGTTTGCTGATTGCCAACGCTGCGACCACGCCGATTCACTCTCCCACAAAAGCGTATCAAAATTCCAATCTGAGCCCACTTTATGTATGCGAGGGTCTTTGTCACGACTGGTAGATAGAAATACACACTGCTCTATCACAAAAGGTACTTTTGCGGATACCGAGCCGGCAAAAACGAATCCTGTGCCTTTGTCATTTTCAAAAGTACTGCGGCACTGTAGATTTTCCATATGATACGTCATGTTTTCGCTGATTTTAATTTTGGTACCTTTGGTAAGCAAATGCAGCGAAAAGCCATTATCAGAAAATTCTTTTTGTCTTACTTCAGTTAACTGTACGGTTTGCGTGTTTTCCTGCGTCTGATCATCTGGAATTGGAAGGTTGCAGCAATTGGTATGAACTCCGCTGAAAAGTTCCAAATCCATTTTTTCACAGGGCGTCAATGTGACCCTTTGTACCAGCAATCCTGTATTGGATAGCGAAAAAAAACGTTCTTCGCGGACCTGAAGAGATTTTCCGGCACAATGGAGAACGTATTCCGCCGTAAACAGTCCATTGTGTAAATCGAGTGTGCGATAGACATGCACATCATCCTCGCATATTGTGTGGCCATCTATGTTTACCCATGCGTAAAGCGGAGTGGGCAAATTCACAAAATCAGTAATTCCTGATTTCAATTCACCAAATATTCCGGCAATAAACAACCCTGTTTTCTCAGGCCGCGCATGAGGCTCAAAGGTAAGATGGCCGCGCGCACCCATTCGGCCGTTTCCAGTAAAAAAAACGCTTTCCAGAAAATCATCGGTCCAGCCTTTGCTTTCCGCTGATATACTCCATTTGTCAAGTTTCACATCATTCCTCATAGACCTGATCCAATCCTTCCTTACTTTCCTTCATCGCATGGCATAAAAATCCCGCGCATGTTGCAAACGCTGCGCCAGTAGTGCATTCCCCGGTATTCTCATCCACACTCTCGCAAGCAATCAAATCGTCCATTTTGACATCGTGCAAAAATTTCGCACAGTGTGCTGCACGCCCACACAGAAGACTGTTCGCGACGCTGAGAATCCACGGGTGTGGTGCGTGAGGACATCCGATTTCCGCAAACCGGCTTTCAGAAAAGCTATACTGATATCGGGGAGAGCGTATCATGTTGACGGTATTCTGATATACTTCATCGTCTACCGTACAGAATCCGATATACGGAAGGAGCTGTAAACTGCCGGGCGGTTCATCATAGATGTCATAATTACCGTTTAAATCTACCGACCACGCATAAAAGCGTTTTCCGTTTTCCTCTTTGACACAGTACATCTCAATTGCCGATTTGATTTTCTGGGCAGTTTGTTCCAGTTCTCTATAATCGGGATACAAGTGTGCCAACGCGCGCATTCCTTTCCATACCAAAACATTGTCATATGTGAGATATGGATAGACATGTTCGTCATCCGTAGGCTGCAGAAACGTATTGTACAAAGCTACTGCTGCATGCCGGTGCTTTTTCAGACAATCCAGAATTCTACTGACTCCATCTCTTACATCAGGTTTTTTCAATATGCTCCTGTCACCTGTCGAGTCCACATACCGTTCGAGCGCAAGCACCGGCGCCATCAGCTCATCGAGTTCAAAACCTGGCTCCAGCACAGTGCCGTCTATGTATCGTGAATGAATCCCAAAATTTCTTTGCTGGCGGCCAAAAACATATAACAGCATGTCATATGCCAGGTTATGGTCGGCATCCAAAACTGCGGGAAAACTCCATAATAGGCTGTCGCGATCCCAATAGGCCGCACTTACGTAATAGCGTGGGCTACGGCTAGTAACAAGCACCAATTCTTCCGTATCTAACGTAATGCCTGTAGAAAAGAAAATGCAAAAAAACAAGTTTGTATTGTATAGTCTGGTAAGTTTTTCGTCTTTAAACTTCAATGCGCGTTCATCAAGCCACTTTAGAGTCCGGCTTAATTCGTAATCATAGCCCTGCCGCAACATTTCTTTCGCGCTGGTTACAGCGGCCACTTCCTCAAAACCAATTCCCCAATACACTGTCAACGAACAATTTTGCCCCGTCGCCAATGATTCCGATCGAGCCAAACGGTAATCGACCATATCTTTAGTTGTTTCAAAGGTTGATTTGCACTCTTGATCTGCCATAGGCGCAAAGGCAAACATTGGTGTACCACAGCGCATATCAAATACAATGCCATGATTCCACTTGCTTTGATAACAATGTTTTTCTCCGCTAAGCATTTTGTCCTCATTAACGCAGTGCCAGCTTGACGCCCAGCGCCCGCATAAACCATAAGTAAAATTTACTGGTTTTGATGAGCGATTGGTAATTTCAAGCTTCACTAAAAACCCGCGTTCTTCTACGGGCGTGAGAATAATTCCGCGCAAAGTCAGCTCCTCTGTCTGGAAAGAAAAACAGGGAATCCAATTTCCCAACCGGTTCCACACAAGGGATTTAAATGGAATTTGCGTATCGCCTATCTGTAAAAAAGGATGGATAAGCGGCTCATTTTCATCCCCTCGAATATCAATCAATCCTTTGTATCCCATGTGTAAAAAGGTCAAATCCTGTATTCCAGCTGTTGTTTCCTGAATCTGTGGCAGGGAAACCACTTGATTCCCAACTGGCATATTCCTTGCATGTATCAAATATAATCCTCCTTTAATTGTTTAATCGTTTCAATAGATTTCAAGTAAAATATATCTCAAAAATCATAATATGTCAATAGTTTTTATTGTATATGAATATTTTTGTACTAAATTACTTGACTTTATCTATAGCAGCCGCTATTATAGAGCTGTTGAATGTTTAACCGATTAAATGAGGCGAATGAATATGAAAAACAAAGTTACAATTAAAGAAGTGGCCCAAAAAGCAGGGGTCTCTCCTGCCACGGTATCCTATGTACTTAACAAGAAAAAATCTATTTCCGAGAACACCAAACAACGTGTTTGGAATACAGTCTCGGAACTTGACTACGTGCCCGATTTATCCGCTCGCAGCTTGATTGCCGGTAATTCGAAACTGATTGGTGTAGTAGTGCCACAGACGGAAAAAGGCAACCGTCTGATGTTTGAAAATAATTTTTACAGTGAAATTGTAAGCAGTATCGAGTACCGTGCGCGATTGCGGGGCTACCATGTTTTGATTTCAGCGTCAGATACCAATGAAAATTATTTGACACTTGCCAAAGAACGCAACCTCGATGGTATCATCGTTATTGGAATATATCCCAACAGTTTTTATCAGGAAATGAAAGAGTCCCAAATTCCAATTGTGTTGGTGGATAGTTACTGCAATGACCATTACTACCATAGTATCCGCATTGACGATGCCTATGGCAGTTACCTCGCCACAAAATATATGATTGACCATGGCCACCGCAATATTGCATTCTTTTGCGGTGAGATAAAAGAAAACGGTGTTATGAAACAGCGCTTGCAGGGTTATCGTGAGGCAATGGAAGAGCAAGGGCTTACCTTTAACACAAAAAATGTATTTGAAGGAAAAATTGATTATGAAGATGGTATTAAACTTGCGGAAGCATTATGTAAATCGGATATAAAAGCCACAGCTGTGGTAACGACAGCTGACATTCTCGCAATCAGTGCCATGAAAGCCTTTTATAAACATGGGATTCATGTACCCGACGATATTTCTATTATAGGTTTCGATGATCTGCAAATTACAAAGTATTTGACGCCCGGATTAACCACCGTGCATCAAGATATATCCCGTAAGGGTGAGCGGGCCATGGATTTACTGTTCAACAGTATTCAAAATCCAAAACTTACAAAGCAAGAGGAAATCATGCCCGTGAACATCATAGAACGTGGCTCCGTAAAGGATTTGAACGATTCTGCGGAAAAGGAGGTGATATAAAAAAGGTCGCACGCTGGCAAAGCATGTGCAACCTTTGTAAAAGGGTAAACAATGACTGCTGCCCTTTTCATTTATATTGTTGTAATTGTTGTAAATGAAAAGCGCCCAAAAATTAGCATAAATCAGATTGGGAGGAATTACCTTGAAAAAACGACTATCCATTGTTAGCCTTGTTTTGGCCTCGATGCTTACTATCAGTGCCTGCTCTACCGCACCCGCCTCAAGTACGGCATCTAACAGCGCAGATTCCGCATCCACCAAACCAGTCGTCATTACCTTTGACCAATTTTCTGGATCTGGTGACAATGAAAAGTATCTGCAAAAAATGATTGACGCCTACAAAAAGAAACATCCGAATGTTACCATTCGGATGCAGTCTTATGGTTATAACGATTATTTCACTCAACTGACAACCAAGGTCGCAGGTGGCCAAGCTGCGGATGTGTTTGAGCTAAACTATGAAAATTTTGTTTCCTACGCTAAAAAAGGCGCTCTTATGCCGCTGAACGATATCATTAAGTCACAGGGTATTGACACCTCCATATATAATCAGACAGCTCTGAAATCTTTCAATACCGATGGAAAGCAATATGGCGTCCCGGACAGCTTTTCCACCGCGTTGCTGATTTATAATAAGGATTTGTTTGACAAAGCAAAAATCGCCTATCCAACCGATGATTGGAAATGGGAA is a window from the Caproicibacterium lactatifermentans genome containing:
- a CDS encoding LacI family DNA-binding transcriptional regulator, whose translation is MKNKVTIKEVAQKAGVSPATVSYVLNKKKSISENTKQRVWNTVSELDYVPDLSARSLIAGNSKLIGVVVPQTEKGNRLMFENNFYSEIVSSIEYRARLRGYHVLISASDTNENYLTLAKERNLDGIIVIGIYPNSFYQEMKESQIPIVLVDSYCNDHYYHSIRIDDAYGSYLATKYMIDHGHRNIAFFCGEIKENGVMKQRLQGYREAMEEQGLTFNTKNVFEGKIDYEDGIKLAEALCKSDIKATAVVTTADILAISAMKAFYKHGIHVPDDISIIGFDDLQITKYLTPGLTTVHQDISRKGERAMDLLFNSIQNPKLTKQEEIMPVNIIERGSVKDLNDSAEKEVI
- a CDS encoding glycoside hydrolase family 125 protein, which produces MIHARNMPVGNQVVSLPQIQETTAGIQDLTFLHMGYKGLIDIRGDENEPLIHPFLQIGDTQIPFKSLVWNRLGNWIPCFSFQTEELTLRGIILTPVEERGFLVKLEITNRSSKPVNFTYGLCGRWASSWHCVNEDKMLSGEKHCYQSKWNHGIVFDMRCGTPMFAFAPMADQECKSTFETTKDMVDYRLARSESLATGQNCSLTVYWGIGFEEVAAVTSAKEMLRQGYDYELSRTLKWLDERALKFKDEKLTRLYNTNLFFCIFFSTGITLDTEELVLVTSRSPRYYVSAAYWDRDSLLWSFPAVLDADHNLAYDMLLYVFGRQQRNFGIHSRYIDGTVLEPGFELDELMAPVLALERYVDSTGDRSILKKPDVRDGVSRILDCLKKHRHAAVALYNTFLQPTDDEHVYPYLTYDNVLVWKGMRALAHLYPDYRELEQTAQKIKSAIEMYCVKEENGKRFYAWSVDLNGNYDIYDEPPGSLQLLPYIGFCTVDDEVYQNTVNMIRSPRYQYSFSESRFAEIGCPHAPHPWILSVANSLLCGRAAHCAKFLHDVKMDDLIACESVDENTGECTTGAAFATCAGFLCHAMKESKEGLDQVYEE
- a CDS encoding glycosyl hydrolase family 65 protein translates to MKLDKWSISAESKGWTDDFLESVFFTGNGRMGARGHLTFEPHARPEKTGLFIAGIFGELKSGITDFVNLPTPLYAWVNIDGHTICEDDVHVYRTLDLHNGLFTAEYVLHCAGKSLQVREERFFSLSNTGLLVQRVTLTPCEKMDLELFSGVHTNCCNLPIPDDQTQENTQTVQLTEVRQKEFSDNGFSLHLLTKGTKIKISENMTYHMENLQCRSTFENDKGTGFVFAGSVSAKVPFVIEQCVFLSTSRDKDPRIHKVGSDWNFDTLLWESESAWSQRWQSANIEVEGDRQADAALRYVIFELIANNSAKDSSVNIGARGLTHTRYKGCYFWDTDMFMMPFYLYTAPEAARNLMQYRTDALPQAKKHAQEMNCLGARYPWMAAYDGSEQCESWDIGASELHVTADVVHALNQYVQTTGDEEFYIHEAAEVYIETARFWQSRYTPEPGTGKVNLLFCKGPDEYCGITSNNLYTNVLVKENLKLAKDAADYLYQHDRPVYLRLGITAEEVECWNKLEHSIKLPKDPVSGHWRQDDTFHLLEPIQLSNLKQGDAASYKCVCFDRLQRYRVIKQADVLLLMSRLPNMFTSKEKLAAWKDFEPLCLHDSTLSFASHALFAAQNGLMDAAQSYFGKAAFLDLRNVMGNTGTEGLHLACLGETWQAAVIGFGGLSFRNGVPELKPHLPPNWESMHFRFFYRGKQYEADLRQDHNLLREVQCNEESTT